The nucleotide window CGTCCGCGCGATGACGCAGGTGCACGGGGCAACCGTCGTCGACACCGCCGCCTGGTTCTGCACGCCGACGGTGTGCCCGGCCGTCATCGGGAACACCGTCGTCTACCGCGACGACAGCAACCTGACGCCCGCCTTCTCACGGCGCCTCGGCGGCCTGCTGAACCAGGAACTCCCTCAATGAGCGAGGAGAATCGATGACCGACGCGCAAGTGTTGTCCCCGCCCGCACCGCAGATCGTCGCGCAGCGCCGGGCCGACGGGCACCAGGCCGAACCGGGCCGGCGGACCTGGTCCCCGGCGAGCAGCGCGCTGCTGTGCCTGCCGCCGGCGCTGCTCGCGCTGACCCTGTCGGTCGTCGGCATCGGCACGCGCAGCATGTGGAACGACGAGTACGCCACCTGGTACGCCTCGACCCTCGGCCTGCGCGACCTGGCCAAGCTGCTGAACAACGTCGACGCCGTGGTGGCGCCCTACTACCTGGCGCTGCACCTCTGGATCGACGTGTTCGGCGACTCCGAGGCCAGCCTGCGGATGCCGTCCGCGCTGGCGATGGCGGCCACCGCGGCGCTGACCGCCGCGCTGGGCCGCCGGCTGTTCGACACCGGCACCGGGCTGGCGGCTGGGCTGATCATGGCCGCGCTGCCCACGGCCACCCGCTACGGCCAGGAGGCCCGGCCGTACGCGTTCGCGATCGGCTTCGCGACGCTGGCCACCCTGCTGCTGTTGCGGGCGATCGAGCGGCCGACCTGGCGGCGCTGGTACTGGTACGGCGCCGGCGTCATCCTCGCCGGGCTGGTGCACATCGTGACCCTGACCGTCCTGCCGGCGCACGCCTTCTTCCTGTGGCGGGCGTTCCGTACCGGCGGCGACCTGCGGCTGCTGCGCTGGAGCGCCGGCGCCTGCCTCGCCGTGACGGTGGCGCTCCCGCTGGCGGCCAAGGGCTCGGACCAGTCGTCGGTCATCTCCTGGATCAGGGCCGACGCCACGGCGGTGATGACCCTGCCGGAGCGGATCTTCGGCTCCTGGCAGGTCGCCGTCGTGGTGCTCGCCGGGGCGCTGCTGGCGACGATCCTGCTCTGGCCGGTGCGGCGGGGGCCGATCGTCCTGCTGCTGTCCTGGGCGCTGTTCCCGCCGATCTTCTGCTACGTCACCTTCCCGATCCTGCACCTGTTCCTGCACCGCTACCTGCTCTTCACCGTGCCGGCGTGGGCGCTGCTCGCCGCCGCGCTCGGATTCGCGCTGGTCCGGTTCGCCGGCCCGGTCAGGGCGAGGATTCCGGTCTCGCTGAGCGCGCTGCTGGTGGTGGCCGCGGTGCTCGTGGTCGGCGGGCCGGGACAGCGCGCCGCCCGGCACAGCCCGGTGTACGGCGAGCCCGACTTCCGGGCCGCCGCCCGGGCGGTACTGGCCGCGGCCGCGCCCGGCGACGGCATCGTCTACGCCGGCGTCACCCGCAACGGCCGCCGGGCCTTCGACTACGAGACCCGGCAATCGGTGCTGCCCAGGGACGTGCTCGTCGAGCGGAGCTCGCAGCAGAACGGCACGTTCGGTGCGCAGGAGTGCGCCGATCCGGGCATCTGCGTCGGGGTGACCAAGCGCATCTGGCTGGTGTCACCGACCGACTCACACCTGGACCCGATGAACGGCATGCCGGGTCCCATCCAGGGCTTCCTGCTGACGGCGTACACCCTCAGCGAATTCCGGACGTTCGAGCACGTCCGCATCTTCGTGCTGAATCGCAAGGACGTGAACTGACATGACGATTCCCTATTCGCCGGGCGGATCCCTGCCCGGCGTCGCCGCCGCGGAGCCGCCCTCGGGCGAGCAGCGCCCGCGGCTGACGTTCCTGGGCACCGGATATCTCGGCGCCACCTACGCGGTCTGCTTCGCGGAGCTGGGCTACGAGGTACTCGGCTTCGACGTCGACGCCGCGAAGATCGCCACACTGGCCGGCGGCGTGGTGCCCTTCTTCGAACCGGGCCTCGACGAGATGCTCCAGCGCAATCTGGCCGCCGGGCGGCTGCGCTTCACCACCTCGTACCAGGAGACGGCCGACTTCGGCGACATCCATTTCATCTGCGTCGGCACCCCGCAGCGCGCCGGCGGGATGGGCGCCGACCTGTCGCATGTGGAGTCGGCGGTCACCGGGCTCGCCGCCCACCTGCGCCGCAAGGCGCTGATCGTCGGCAAGTCCACCGTGCCGGTCGGCACGGCGGAATGGGTGGAGCGCCTGGTGGACAAGCACGCGGACGCGGCGCTGGGCGTCGAGGTCGCCTGGTCGCCGGAGTTCCTCCAGGAGGGCTTCGCGGTGCAGGACGT belongs to Amorphoplanes digitatis and includes:
- a CDS encoding glycosyltransferase family 39 protein; the encoded protein is MTDAQVLSPPAPQIVAQRRADGHQAEPGRRTWSPASSALLCLPPALLALTLSVVGIGTRSMWNDEYATWYASTLGLRDLAKLLNNVDAVVAPYYLALHLWIDVFGDSEASLRMPSALAMAATAALTAALGRRLFDTGTGLAAGLIMAALPTATRYGQEARPYAFAIGFATLATLLLLRAIERPTWRRWYWYGAGVILAGLVHIVTLTVLPAHAFFLWRAFRTGGDLRLLRWSAGACLAVTVALPLAAKGSDQSSVISWIRADATAVMTLPERIFGSWQVAVVVLAGALLATILLWPVRRGPIVLLLSWALFPPIFCYVTFPILHLFLHRYLLFTVPAWALLAAALGFALVRFAGPVRARIPVSLSALLVVAAVLVVGGPGQRAARHSPVYGEPDFRAAARAVLAAAAPGDGIVYAGVTRNGRRAFDYETRQSVLPRDVLVERSSQQNGTFGAQECADPGICVGVTKRIWLVSPTDSHLDPMNGMPGPIQGFLLTAYTLSEFRTFEHVRIFVLNRKDVN